In Acipenser ruthenus chromosome 15, fAciRut3.2 maternal haplotype, whole genome shotgun sequence, a genomic segment contains:
- the LOC131697621 gene encoding tumor necrosis factor alpha-induced protein 2-like, which yields MGTLPAETTNARDTAGDALAKDQANEQLDDLSPKNKTGKGKKNLKGNILVLIRKINPKTKPNSDSSPQALTFEEYLKLRRISEAGQQLISLEEKLYRYADGSENQEEALKEEEELKLAYETFSQDLWTTIAAGVTLSGEELRRLASAVRSIEQEEERDKKCLEEKERNGRIPQWRPRECRKELDTVLQKAVEQRMEDILEVMGAEKLSSIKQDIFKMGKQVKEDLLRVVKNVKSCYPEGYDICNVYAKLYHIAFSSQLKKITEFGLGQDDCAYLLGWVHNYYQNDILKHRDLEKEIDGKSLGSLLPEDVIKQLESQYVSSRESEIKQWLSKAVGNEVTKWMEGEIPEQMDGFYHSEIAIDVIQCIVGAVKEAKEVLDEEFGNMMHVVMWALQELLERYKKTLEDFIKDKEKHKNCAAVIKANMFNCKQFRDYIEKTNDPFEAEDKEKCLSVLSGLEDTGYRYLADLMHLPLKPYYKVLITQEWLTSSKPVMDNILHLAEKHIHEFRKLKPCCFQELLKRLHFEVIAEYSKRIMKKKIKLKSEQQQMAMAEKICDDNRKIQELFTRYESKEDWLHHVLPKVAEVIKLQDQSMIVLETATLVRDYPDISEKHLSALLHIKANLPSKDVKSIKKVLQMKKEDLNSCHSAKSFFALVPVR from the exons ATGGGAACTCTTCCTGCTGAAACCACAAACGCCAGAGACACCGCTGGAGACGCTCTTGCAAAAGACCAAGCTAATGAGCAGCTGGATGATTTATCACCCAAGAATAAAACCGGAAAAGGCAAAAAGAATTTAAAGGGAAACATATTGGTCTTGATTCGTAAAATAAATCCCAAAACCAAGCCAAACAGCGATTCTTCACCTCAAG CCCTGACATTTGAGGAATATCTCAAATTAAGAAGAATTTCAGAAGCTGGCCAACAGCTCATTAGCTTAGAAGAAAAGTTGTACCGGTATGCGGATGGCAGCGAAAACCAAGAAGAGGCCTTAAAAGAGGAAGAGGAGCTGAAACTAGCTTATGAAACTTTCAGCCAAGATCTCTGGACAACCATTGCAGCCGGGGTGACTCTCTCGGGGGAAGAGTTGAGACGACTCGCCTCCGCCGTGCGCTCAATCGAGCAGGAGGAAGAGAGGGACAAGAAATGTttggaagagaaagagagaaacggGAGGATCCCGCAGTGGAGGCCGAGGGAGTGCAGGAAGGAGCTGGACACTGTCCTACAGAAGGCCGTGGAACAGCGCATGGAGGACATCCTAGAGGTCATGGGGGCCGAGAAACTGTCCTCAATTAAACAAGACATATTCAAAATGGGGAAACAGGTGAAAGAGGACCTGCTCAGAGTCGTCAAGAATGTTAAGAGCTGTTACCCCGAGGGATATGATATCTGCAATGTATACGCAAAGCTATACCACATCGCCTTCTCCTCTCAGCTCAAGAAGATAACAGAGTTTGGGCTGGGACAGGATGATTGCGCCTATTTGCTGGGTTGGGTCCATAATTATTATCAGAA TGACATATtaaaacacagagacttggaaaAAGAGATTGATGGCAAATCGTTGGGCAGTCTTCTTCCTGAAGATGTAATTAAACAACTGGAGTCACAGTATGTTTCAAGCAGAGAG tctGAAATAAAGCAATGGCTCTCTAAAGCTGTGGGAAATGAAGTAACCAAATGGATGGAAGGGGAAATCCCAGAGCAGATGGATGGGTTTTACCACAGTGAGATAGCCATTGATGTGATCCAG TGCATAGTAGGAGCAGTAAAGGAGGCAAAGGAAGTGCTTGACGAGGAGTTTGGAAACATGATGCACGTGGTCATGTGGGCACTGCAAGAGCTTCTGGAAAG GTACAAGAAAACGTTGGAAGATTTTATTaaagataaagaaaaacacaagaatTGCGCTGCTGTCATTAAGGCAAATATGTTTAACTGTAAACAATTCAG GGACTACATTGAAAAAACCAATGACCCCTTTGAGGCAGAAGATAAAGAGAAGTGTCTGTCAGTCCTGAGCGGTCTGGAGGACACTGGCTATAGGTATCTGGCTGACCTCATGCACCTGCCTCTGAAG ccttACTACAAAGTGCTGATTACCCAGGAATGGCTGACCTCTTCCAAACCTGTCATGGATAACATTCTTCACCTGGCTGAGAAACACATTCACGAATTCAGGAAACTGAAGCCTTGCTGTTTCCAG GAACTGCTGAAGAGGCTGCACTTTGAGGTTATTGCTGAATACAGCAAGAGGATCATGAAGAAGAAAATCAAACTGAAATCTGAACAGCAGCAAATGGCGATGGCAGAGAAGATATGTGACGACAACAGGAAAATCCAGGAACTGTTCACACGCTAT GAATCTAAAGAAGATTGGCTGCATCATGTCCTCCCAAAAGTAGCCGAAGTGATCAAGCTTCAAGACCAAAGTATGATTGTACTAGAAACTGCAACTCTGGTCAGAGATTACCCCGATATCAG